The bacterium genome includes a window with the following:
- the dusB gene encoding tRNA dihydrouridine synthase DusB — translation MGYASWMNFGFDEQKGKRPILFMAPMEGITDIPFRRLVKNHGCDIICTQMIHAQGLLRGEQARMQEATALDPDEKPVGFQLCGSNPDYLSEAAKKVEDMGFAFIDFNMGCPAKNVVKRGSGAALLKDPPKAEKAILALTQSVKHIPITVKIRVGWDNDYHGGMDIAKLAQDAGAQLVSVHARTRSQKFKGQADWNLIKELKEKISIPVVGNGDIFEPDDVEKMYAQTGADGVMVARGALGNPWIFSGKRPSIGEIYQVLMQHFEEHLSFYPKQRTAMITFRKHIVWYTKGMRNATDFRVKVFKENDLDKVKQMLHDYFGQFDPNEYPDQHEDQFKRK, via the coding sequence ATGGGTTATGCAAGCTGGATGAATTTTGGTTTTGATGAGCAAAAAGGTAAAAGACCTATCTTATTTATGGCGCCCATGGAAGGCATTACAGATATTCCTTTCAGGCGCCTGGTCAAAAACCATGGTTGCGATATTATTTGTACCCAAATGATTCATGCTCAAGGTTTGTTGCGGGGTGAACAAGCCAGAATGCAAGAAGCAACGGCTTTAGACCCGGATGAAAAGCCTGTTGGCTTTCAGTTGTGTGGCAGCAATCCTGACTATCTATCTGAAGCTGCCAAAAAAGTGGAAGACATGGGTTTTGCTTTTATTGATTTTAATATGGGCTGCCCAGCCAAAAATGTTGTTAAAAGAGGCTCTGGCGCAGCTTTACTCAAAGATCCACCAAAAGCAGAAAAAGCCATTTTAGCCCTCACTCAATCTGTGAAACACATTCCCATTACTGTTAAGATTCGTGTGGGTTGGGACAACGATTACCACGGCGGTATGGACATTGCTAAACTTGCTCAAGATGCAGGCGCACAGCTGGTATCGGTCCATGCCAGAACCCGCTCACAAAAATTTAAGGGTCAAGCGGACTGGAACTTAATCAAAGAGCTCAAAGAAAAAATAAGCATTCCGGTTGTAGGCAATGGTGATATTTTTGAGCCTGACGATGTTGAAAAAATGTATGCTCAAACTGGTGCAGACGGAGTCATGGTTGCTCGCGGTGCCTTGGGCAATCCATGGATTTTTTCAGGTAAACGCCCAAGTATTGGAGAAATTTATCAAGTTCTCATGCAACACTTTGAAGAGCATTTAAGCTTTTACCCTAAACAGCGTACAGCCATGATCACTTTTAGAAAGCATATTGTCTGGTACACCAAAGGCATGCGCAATGCCACAGATTTCAGGGTTAAAGTTTTTAAAGAAAATGATTTAGACAAAGTCAAACAAATGCTGCATGATTACTTTGGTCAATTTGATCCCAATGAATATCCTGACCAGCATGAAGATCAATTCAAACGCAAATAA
- a CDS encoding cupin-like domain-containing protein produces the protein MDLKAVDIVENITRQDFQHNYHQYQKPLLIKNLAHTWPASQKWTFDWLKKNYGHLTIPLCDDRIRNAGKNYQVRDVQMMSFNEYLTLIETQPSTLRMFLYNIAQHAPELKKDIVYPDLMDGFNERFIYTFFGGKGSRVPFHYDIDLGSVFHTQIEGKKRFFLVSNEQAALLYHTPFTVQAMVDPTQPNYKKFPASRYVKGYDVTLDPGDTLYIPSGFFHHVEYLSGAFGVSLRAHDQWLNQIKGLQRIICHAAIDLPCNRFLGEQWKDWKQKKSFKVAHREMKRLELMGYDRVS, from the coding sequence ATGGATTTAAAAGCTGTTGATATCGTTGAGAATATTACAAGACAAGATTTTCAACACAATTATCATCAATATCAAAAACCTTTGTTGATAAAAAACTTGGCTCATACCTGGCCGGCAAGCCAAAAGTGGACTTTTGATTGGTTGAAGAAAAATTATGGTCATTTAACCATTCCACTCTGTGATGACAGGATTAGAAACGCTGGAAAAAATTACCAAGTACGTGATGTGCAAATGATGTCGTTTAACGAATACCTTACATTGATTGAAACCCAGCCAAGCACATTAAGAATGTTTCTTTATAATATTGCTCAGCATGCTCCAGAATTAAAAAAAGATATTGTGTACCCTGATCTTATGGATGGGTTTAATGAACGCTTTATTTATACATTTTTTGGTGGCAAAGGATCGCGAGTCCCTTTTCACTATGATATCGATCTTGGCTCCGTATTTCACACCCAAATAGAAGGAAAAAAACGATTTTTTTTGGTTTCAAACGAGCAAGCAGCACTGCTTTACCACACACCTTTTACAGTTCAAGCCATGGTTGATCCAACTCAACCCAATTATAAAAAGTTTCCAGCCTCACGGTATGTTAAAGGCTACGATGTAACGCTTGATCCAGGAGATACTTTGTATATTCCTTCAGGTTTTTTCCATCATGTAGAATACTTAAGTGGCGCCTTTGGTGTTTCTCTCCGTGCGCATGATCAATGGCTTAATCAAATCAAAGGTTTACAGCGTATTATATGTCATGCCGCCATTGACTTACCTTGCAATAGGTTTCTTGGTGAGCAGTGGAAGGACTGGAAACAAAAAAAGTCCTTTAAAGTAGCGCATCGTGAAATGAAACGCTTAGAATTGATGGGCTACGATAGGGTGTCTTAA
- the lspA gene encoding signal peptidase II: MKTNLLNKESLKYILVFVLVLILDAISKAYFAKNMQLGESWPVIKGFFHFTLVHNPAAAFSIGHNWPRWVFHLSSFLALGVLFYMFYSMERKSAWVKWAATLIFAGAMGNIIDRIRLGYVIDFLDVFIGKHHWPAFNVADSAITIGAILFAIDTLFFNKASN; encoded by the coding sequence ATGAAAACGAATCTGCTGAATAAAGAATCTTTAAAGTATATTTTGGTTTTTGTATTGGTATTGATTTTAGATGCCATAAGCAAGGCTTACTTTGCAAAAAATATGCAATTGGGAGAGTCTTGGCCAGTGATTAAAGGTTTTTTTCATTTTACCCTGGTGCATAATCCAGCGGCTGCGTTCAGTATAGGGCACAATTGGCCGCGCTGGGTATTTCATCTGAGTAGTTTTCTAGCTTTAGGCGTATTATTTTATATGTTTTATAGCATGGAAAGAAAAAGTGCTTGGGTCAAGTGGGCAGCCACATTGATTTTTGCAGGCGCTATGGGCAATATTATTGATCGTATACGTTTGGGCTATGTGATTGACTTTTTAGATGTTTTTATTGGCAAACATCATTGGCCAGCATTCAATGTAGCAGACTCTGCCATTACCATTGGTGCCATTCTTTTTGCCATTGATACTTTGTTTTTTAACAAAGCCAGCAATTAG
- a CDS encoding mechanosensitive ion channel produces MICFKLNGQDLPNPNNDRANLRLNSKDIQINDQPKDLIIEKKLLEIFETIGWYQDVKIKVKNGIVFLSGSVQEVSHKTLASELINKTPGIVASINSITVKSSEKIDLRPAIKEVNTLKTKFSRMLPYFASALMVFILFFILSVVFHTILKKTLYRKLDSPLFINALAKILSAPLILLGIYFMIKISGLNALAATVLGGTGALGLILGLSLKSSLENYISSLMISLKKLFSKGDIVEIGSQKGIVHSVTTSGTTLIDYDGNHIIIPNSKVFTEVIKNFSTNPKMRDVIKVGIGFDDSIELVKTLIFSELHKFGERILSDPKPSVLVSELGSATVNLSVYYWIDMRQTSPVKIKSAITQNIKQRLMSENVSMPDDAREVVFANALDVKMLDSNAKQLKVESKKSNLEQKQSSQSVSEAATQKESSLDTETRELQEQANKSDINNEEDNLLQ; encoded by the coding sequence TTGATTTGCTTTAAACTGAATGGTCAAGATTTACCAAATCCAAATAATGATAGGGCAAACTTAAGGCTTAACAGTAAAGATATTCAAATCAATGATCAACCCAAAGATCTTATTATTGAAAAAAAATTACTGGAAATTTTTGAAACCATTGGCTGGTATCAAGACGTTAAAATTAAGGTAAAAAATGGAATTGTTTTCCTCTCAGGTTCTGTCCAAGAAGTTTCGCATAAAACCCTTGCCTCAGAGTTAATTAATAAAACACCGGGTATTGTTGCAAGCATCAATAGCATTACGGTTAAAAGCTCAGAAAAAATTGACCTAAGGCCGGCAATTAAAGAAGTTAATACCCTTAAAACTAAATTTTCTAGGATGTTGCCTTATTTTGCGTCAGCACTGATGGTCTTCATTTTGTTTTTTATCTTAAGCGTGGTCTTTCATACGATCCTAAAAAAAACACTGTATAGAAAATTAGATAGCCCACTGTTTATTAATGCACTAGCAAAAATATTGTCAGCACCTCTGATCTTGCTTGGGATTTATTTTATGATCAAAATCAGTGGTCTTAATGCACTGGCGGCAACAGTTTTAGGAGGTACAGGGGCTTTAGGACTGATTTTAGGACTTTCTTTAAAAAGCTCTTTAGAAAATTATATCTCAAGTTTAATGATCAGCTTAAAAAAATTATTTTCCAAAGGAGACATTGTAGAAATAGGTAGCCAAAAAGGCATTGTTCATAGTGTCACTACATCGGGGACAACATTGATTGACTATGATGGCAATCACATTATCATACCCAATTCAAAAGTGTTTACTGAAGTCATCAAAAACTTTTCAACCAACCCTAAAATGCGTGATGTGATAAAAGTGGGGATTGGTTTTGATGACTCGATTGAGCTGGTGAAAACATTGATCTTTAGCGAATTGCATAAATTTGGTGAAAGAATTTTAAGTGATCCAAAACCCAGTGTTTTAGTGAGCGAACTGGGTTCCGCAACGGTAAATTTATCTGTTTATTATTGGATTGATATGCGGCAGACAAGCCCGGTTAAAATTAAATCGGCGATTACGCAAAACATAAAACAACGTTTAATGAGTGAAAACGTATCCATGCCTGATGATGCAAGAGAGGTGGTTTTTGCTAATGCTCTCGATGTTAAGATGCTTGACTCCAACGCAAAACAGCTTAAGGTGGAGAGTAAAAAATCTAATCTAGAGCAGAAGCAGTCATCTCAATCTGTAAGTGAGGCAGCAACGCAGAAAGAAAGCAGTTTAGATACAGAAACACGAGAACTGCAAGAACAAGCCAACAAAAGTGATATCAATAACGAAGAAGATAATCTTTTACAATAA
- the dnaB gene encoding replicative DNA helicase, with amino-acid sequence MSSRVPPQNIDAEKSVLGAILLDNDSASEVLEVLSPQDFYQKSHADIYTIVTELLEKRQPADLVTLTNALTERNLLDTIGGAVYLASLVEAVPTAANVLHYAKIVRDKSILRGVITAATDIVTKGYDEGTDVAAYLDQAEKVIFEVAQNQNNSQLTPIAPIIKESFIQIEQNFERKEAVTGLSSGFKEIDKMTAGLQASDLIIIAGRPAMGKTSLCMNIAENVALGEKKGVAVFSLEMSKKQLVMRMLCSAARIDASKLKTGMLNEEEWQRLTHVAGPLSESGVYIDDTPSLSSFELRARARRMKAQTDLSLIIVDYLQLMTVKGKSESREREISEISRSLKAMAKELDVPVIALSQLNRAVESRNDKRPMLSDLRESGAIEQDADMVGFIYRDEVYNEDTEDKGIAEFNIVKHRHGPVGKVRLAFLNECTRFENLAIEFD; translated from the coding sequence ATGAGTTCGCGTGTACCACCGCAAAACATTGATGCCGAGAAGTCTGTTTTAGGGGCCATTTTGCTTGATAATGACTCTGCTTCTGAAGTCTTAGAGGTTTTGTCACCCCAAGATTTTTATCAAAAAAGCCATGCAGACATTTATACAATTGTTACAGAATTATTAGAAAAAAGGCAGCCCGCAGATCTTGTTACCTTAACCAACGCATTAACGGAAAGAAATTTACTCGATACCATTGGTGGGGCAGTTTATTTAGCGTCATTGGTTGAAGCTGTGCCTACAGCAGCCAATGTTTTGCATTACGCAAAAATTGTTAGAGATAAAAGTATTTTGCGCGGTGTGATTACGGCAGCAACGGATATTGTCACCAAAGGCTATGATGAAGGCACCGATGTTGCGGCTTACTTGGATCAAGCAGAAAAGGTGATTTTTGAAGTTGCTCAAAATCAAAATAACAGTCAATTGACGCCCATTGCGCCTATCATTAAAGAATCTTTTATCCAGATTGAGCAAAATTTTGAGCGCAAAGAAGCGGTAACCGGTTTATCCAGTGGCTTTAAAGAAATCGATAAAATGACTGCGGGTTTACAGGCTTCAGATTTGATTATTATAGCTGGAAGACCTGCCATGGGTAAAACTTCATTGTGTATGAATATTGCAGAAAATGTGGCTTTGGGTGAAAAAAAAGGCGTTGCGGTTTTTTCTTTGGAGATGTCAAAGAAACAGTTGGTGATGCGGATGCTCTGTTCTGCTGCTAGAATTGACGCTTCAAAGCTTAAAACAGGTATGCTCAATGAAGAGGAGTGGCAGCGTTTAACGCATGTTGCTGGGCCTTTGTCAGAGTCAGGAGTTTATATCGATGACACACCCTCTTTAAGTAGTTTTGAGTTAAGGGCTAGAGCGCGTAGAATGAAAGCTCAAACCGATCTTTCTTTGATTATTGTTGACTACCTGCAATTGATGACAGTTAAAGGCAAAAGTGAAAGTCGCGAGAGAGAAATATCCGAGATATCCAGATCTCTTAAAGCCATGGCCAAGGAATTGGATGTGCCTGTGATTGCTCTATCTCAGTTGAATCGTGCTGTTGAGTCCAGAAATGACAAAAGACCTATGTTGTCGGATTTGCGTGAATCTGGAGCCATTGAACAAGATGCAGATATGGTGGGTTTTATTTATCGGGATGAAGTTTACAATGAAGATACTGAAGACAAAGGTATTGCTGAATTTAACATTGTAAAGCACAGGCATGGCCCAGTAGGTAAAGTACGTCTGGCGTTCTTAAATGAATGTACGCGTTTTGAAAACCTGGCCATTGAGTTTGATTGA
- the rplI gene encoding 50S ribosomal protein L9 — MKVVLIETVGSLGNVGQVVNVKPGYARNYLFPQNKAVLADAQNIRQIEHQKKMLASKIEKAKSVAQKTKEYIESEKITISKKAGENDKLFGSVTSIDVQKFLEEKGHVVSRKSILLDTPIKEVGEYDLDIKLDGDLMAKAHLVVNGISVEDETE, encoded by the coding sequence ATGAAGGTTGTATTGATTGAAACCGTGGGTAGCTTGGGTAATGTTGGCCAAGTGGTGAATGTGAAACCTGGCTATGCTCGCAACTATTTGTTTCCACAAAATAAAGCAGTTTTGGCTGATGCTCAAAATATAAGACAAATTGAGCACCAAAAGAAAATGTTGGCCAGCAAAATTGAAAAAGCCAAGTCAGTTGCGCAAAAAACCAAAGAATACATTGAGTCTGAAAAAATCACAATTAGCAAAAAAGCGGGTGAAAATGATAAGCTTTTTGGTTCAGTGACATCCATTGATGTGCAGAAATTTTTGGAAGAAAAAGGTCACGTGGTTAGCCGCAAGTCTATCTTATTGGATACGCCTATTAAAGAAGTCGGTGAGTACGATTTAGATATTAAATTGGACGGTGATTTGATGGCCAAAGCCCACTTGGTGGTGAACGGCATTTCAGTAGAAGACGAAACTGAATAA
- a CDS encoding hemerythrin domain-containing protein: MTIFESLRKDHDLQRKLINQLAETSGDTEVRKKIFSQLKLELSRHAKCEERFFYKPLIEYDRTQDLSRHSISEHKELDDFIEQLEKTDMSSSSWLVTLKNLKDRLLHHLEEEEHEIFQQAGIVLNESEKQNLSQKYEEMMKQSSTM, encoded by the coding sequence ATGACAATATTTGAATCTCTTAGAAAAGATCATGATTTACAAAGAAAGTTAATCAATCAGCTTGCCGAAACATCAGGAGATACAGAGGTAAGAAAAAAAATATTTTCTCAATTAAAACTGGAGTTATCACGCCATGCAAAATGTGAAGAAAGGTTTTTTTATAAACCTCTGATTGAATACGATAGGACTCAAGACTTGTCTAGACACAGCATATCTGAACATAAAGAATTGGATGATTTTATCGAGCAACTGGAGAAGACTGATATGAGCTCTTCATCGTGGTTAGTAACGCTTAAAAATCTAAAAGATCGTTTGCTTCACCATTTAGAAGAAGAAGAGCATGAAATTTTTCAACAAGCAGGCATTGTCTTAAATGAATCAGAAAAACAAAACCTGTCCCAGAAATATGAAGAAATGATGAAACAATCATCAACCATGTAA
- the pth gene encoding aminoacyl-tRNA hydrolase has protein sequence METQIKLIVGLGNPGQQYIQTPHNAGFLLLDHFTDESVSQFSDWKEKGHAVFGKGHYLGQDYFFLKPQNYMNRSGPVIQNFAHFYKITPQETLVIHDEVDLPLGSCKLKFSGGAGGHNGLRSIFQSWGKDFWRFRVGVDKDPRQDTAKYVLSRWPNDKLLKFIDPGLDDLKLILEKGPKLAMNQVNQNT, from the coding sequence ATGGAAACACAAATTAAACTGATTGTTGGTTTAGGTAATCCAGGACAGCAATATATTCAAACCCCGCATAACGCGGGGTTTTTACTTTTAGATCATTTTACAGATGAGAGTGTTTCACAGTTTTCTGATTGGAAAGAAAAAGGGCATGCTGTATTTGGCAAAGGTCATTATTTGGGACAAGATTACTTTTTCCTTAAACCACAAAACTACATGAACCGCAGTGGACCCGTCATTCAAAACTTTGCGCATTTTTATAAAATAACACCGCAAGAGACCTTGGTTATTCATGATGAAGTGGACTTGCCATTGGGCAGTTGTAAATTAAAATTTTCTGGCGGAGCCGGTGGCCATAATGGCTTGCGCTCTATTTTTCAGTCTTGGGGCAAAGATTTTTGGCGTTTTAGAGTGGGTGTAGATAAAGACCCAAGGCAAGATACTGCCAAATATGTTTTATCGCGCTGGCCCAATGATAAACTGCTCAAATTTATTGATCCTGGACTGGATGACCTTAAATTGATTCTAGAAAAAGGACCTAAATTGGCCATGAATCAAGTCAATCAGAATACGTAA
- a CDS encoding ribose-phosphate pyrophosphokinase has protein sequence MKVFTGNSNQKLAVNICEYLGVSLGDATVTSFSDGETWVEVKENVRGEDVFIVQSTCNPANDNLMELLVLIDALKRASAKRITAVIPYYGYARQDRKVAPRTPISSKLVADLLEAAGADRVLSMDLHAAQIQGFFNIPFDHLYAKPVLVNYFEKLKQEEDPLVIVSPDAGGVERARAYAKHLGASLAIIDKRREKANVSKVMNLIGEVKGMTAIILDDMIDTAGTMTQAVPVLLEHGAKKVYAGAVHPVLSGPAIDRICDSELEAVVVSDSIPLSEEGKKCGKIKVLSVAELIGEAMKRIHNEDSVSSLFI, from the coding sequence ATGAAAGTATTTACCGGCAATTCCAATCAAAAATTAGCTGTCAACATCTGTGAGTATTTAGGCGTAAGTCTTGGTGATGCCACGGTAACCTCTTTTAGCGACGGTGAAACCTGGGTTGAAGTTAAAGAAAATGTGCGTGGGGAAGATGTCTTTATTGTTCAATCCACCTGCAATCCAGCCAATGATAATTTAATGGAGCTTTTAGTGCTAATTGATGCGCTAAAGCGAGCTTCAGCAAAAAGAATTACTGCAGTTATCCCTTACTATGGTTATGCTCGCCAAGATCGTAAAGTAGCTCCCAGGACACCCATCTCATCTAAGTTGGTTGCAGATCTTTTAGAAGCTGCTGGAGCAGACAGAGTGTTGTCTATGGACTTGCATGCTGCACAAATTCAAGGCTTTTTTAATATTCCTTTTGACCACCTCTATGCAAAACCCGTGTTGGTGAATTATTTTGAAAAACTTAAGCAAGAAGAAGACCCTCTGGTGATAGTGTCTCCTGATGCCGGTGGTGTGGAAAGAGCACGTGCTTATGCTAAACACCTTGGCGCTTCATTAGCAATTATTGACAAACGTCGAGAAAAAGCCAATGTTTCCAAAGTCATGAACTTGATTGGTGAAGTTAAAGGGATGACGGCTATTATTTTAGATGACATGATTGATACTGCCGGAACCATGACGCAAGCTGTTCCGGTTCTACTTGAACATGGCGCAAAAAAAGTGTATGCAGGTGCAGTTCATCCGGTATTGTCAGGCCCTGCCATTGATAGAATTTGCGATTCTGAATTAGAAGCTGTGGTGGTTTCTGACAGCATTCCCTTAAGTGAAGAAGGGAAAAAGTGCGGAAAAATAAAAGTTTTATCGGTTGCTGAGTTAATTGGTGAAGCGATGAAAAGAATTCACAACGAAGACTCAGTGAGTTCATTGTTTATATAA
- a CDS encoding AI-2E family transporter, with protein MTSKKNPSLIESKHILLASGTLLLAIYAQTIMLPIALGTLFALIIVPIIKFFESKGFSTVWSKTLSIICFALFIIVFLSGVALQASIVSSQWSEIEKKIEKTHESYSESQASKTINSLSSDKNGYFKPTLQSAFKAFQSALVGLVGSFVSMLIHLSSAFLFMILIIIEKERIKNFFEKMYPKKKYAKIFDAIGESVTTINSYIWGRLLLTGILSVVYGIFFSLIGLKFAIPVAILVALLNIIPYLGNLISIVFLMLISLLSEDTLFVASMTISIIVVYQFIEGNILEPWILGGSVNINPLTTILALTLFTLIWGVFGTLMAVPATAVVRVFLSHSDHYKPLAYLMSDSEES; from the coding sequence ATGACTTCAAAAAAAAACCCCTCGTTGATAGAATCTAAACATATACTTCTTGCATCTGGCACTCTGCTATTGGCTATTTATGCTCAGACCATTATGTTACCTATTGCTTTGGGTACACTTTTTGCCCTAATTATTGTTCCCATTATTAAATTTTTTGAGAGCAAAGGTTTTTCAACTGTATGGTCAAAAACATTAAGTATTATTTGTTTCGCTCTATTTATTATTGTATTTTTATCCGGTGTTGCTCTGCAAGCTTCTATTGTCTCTTCACAATGGTCTGAGATTGAGAAAAAAATAGAAAAAACTCATGAAAGCTATTCAGAAAGCCAAGCATCCAAAACTATAAACTCTCTTTCCTCAGATAAAAATGGTTATTTTAAACCAACTTTACAAAGTGCTTTTAAAGCTTTTCAATCAGCCCTTGTCGGTCTGGTTGGGTCTTTTGTATCTATGTTGATTCATTTGAGTTCTGCATTCTTATTTATGATTTTAATCATCATTGAAAAGGAAAGAATAAAAAACTTTTTTGAAAAGATGTATCCTAAAAAAAAATACGCGAAAATTTTTGATGCAATTGGAGAGAGTGTAACAACGATTAACAGTTATATCTGGGGACGTCTATTGCTCACGGGTATTCTCTCTGTTGTTTATGGTATTTTCTTTAGCCTTATTGGTTTGAAGTTTGCTATTCCTGTTGCCATTCTAGTAGCTTTACTTAATATCATTCCCTATTTAGGTAATTTAATCAGTATTGTTTTTCTAATGCTGATTTCGCTGTTGTCTGAAGATACTTTGTTTGTTGCTTCAATGACCATCTCTATCATTGTGGTTTATCAATTTATTGAAGGCAATATACTAGAACCTTGGATTTTGGGTGGAAGTGTTAATATTAACCCTCTTACCACCATTCTTGCCTTAACCCTGTTTACACTTATTTGGGGAGTCTTTGGTACCTTAATGGCTGTTCCCGCTACAGCTGTGGTTCGTGTATTTCTATCTCACTCAGATCATTATAAACCTTTGGCTTATCTGATGAGTGATAGCGAGGAATCATAA
- a CDS encoding 50S ribosomal protein L25 codes for MKTIDLKLNLREEIGKGAARKTRANKELPGVFYGPGMKTPLNVTANTLEFAKVHKQARVNSILKIESEHKDLTGKMALLKEVQLHPVTENRLHFDLFEVKAGETFKLTLPIVLEGKPKGVAEGGKLQQIRRSIEIKCLPKDIPTQLKIDVSDMNVGDILHINDITLPEGVSILGDANVTIASVVIPEEKDLTPDTDEQAAPGVAGEEAAAADGGEEGEAKKAE; via the coding sequence ATGAAAACAATTGATTTAAAATTAAATTTAAGAGAAGAAATTGGCAAAGGCGCTGCGCGTAAAACCCGTGCCAACAAAGAATTACCCGGCGTTTTTTATGGCCCTGGTATGAAAACCCCTTTAAATGTTACGGCTAATACTTTGGAATTTGCCAAGGTCCACAAGCAAGCACGTGTAAACTCTATTTTAAAAATTGAATCTGAGCATAAAGATCTAACTGGAAAAATGGCGCTACTTAAAGAAGTGCAACTGCACCCAGTGACAGAGAATCGTCTACACTTTGATTTGTTTGAAGTTAAAGCCGGTGAAACTTTTAAACTTACGCTTCCTATTGTTCTAGAAGGAAAACCAAAAGGCGTTGCTGAAGGTGGTAAACTACAACAAATCAGAAGAAGTATTGAAATTAAATGTTTGCCGAAAGATATTCCAACCCAATTGAAAATTGATGTCAGTGATATGAATGTGGGTGATATTCTTCACATTAATGATATTACTTTGCCTGAAGGGGTCAGCATTCTTGGGGATGCCAATGTAACGATTGCGTCTGTTGTGATTCCTGAAGAGAAAGATCTAACACCGGATACAGATGAACAAGCAGCACCAGGAGTTGCTGGTGAAGAAGCCGCTGCAGCAGATGGCGGTGAAGAAGGTGAAGCTAAAAAAGCTGAGTAA
- the rpsR gene encoding 30S ribosomal protein S18: MTKQYETIVIFKADASDDYINKISKKLEKTAGKKPGKFINRKDWGTKRLSYEIKKERQGKYVSWVYEQASGAPKQMDEQLRFEEDLLRYATFAFDKKKRAQVEIERKNAKNEAAGNEKGIKVPVDFREPLSLAKYITEKGKIIPARMSGVSAQMQNLITREIKRARQMALLSYTSNYISDKADKDRYEKRDAAAKSENRYEKRDAAAKSERKAS, translated from the coding sequence GTGACCAAACAGTACGAAACAATAGTTATCTTCAAAGCAGATGCTTCAGATGATTACATCAACAAAATCAGTAAAAAATTAGAAAAAACAGCCGGTAAAAAGCCAGGCAAATTTATCAATAGAAAAGACTGGGGAACCAAACGTCTTAGCTATGAAATAAAAAAAGAGAGACAAGGTAAATATGTTTCTTGGGTTTATGAGCAAGCCTCTGGCGCTCCAAAACAAATGGATGAGCAACTTCGCTTTGAAGAAGATCTTTTAAGATATGCGACCTTTGCTTTTGATAAGAAAAAGCGAGCTCAAGTAGAAATTGAACGCAAAAATGCTAAAAATGAAGCTGCTGGTAATGAAAAGGGTATAAAGGTTCCAGTAGACTTTCGTGAGCCACTAAGTTTAGCCAAATACATCACTGAAAAAGGTAAAATTATCCCTGCGCGTATGTCTGGCGTAAGTGCACAAATGCAAAACTTAATCACACGTGAAATCAAACGTGCAAGACAAATGGCTTTGCTTTCTTATACATCTAACTATATCAGCGATAAAGCAGACAAAGACCGTTATGAAAAAAGAGACGCTGCAGCAAAATCAGAAAATCGTTATGAAAAAAGAGATGCGGCTGCCAAAAGTGAAAGGAAGGCATCATGA